The Salvelinus namaycush isolate Seneca chromosome 16, SaNama_1.0, whole genome shotgun sequence genome has a segment encoding these proteins:
- the LOC120060864 gene encoding transcription factor HES-2-like — translation MTPRITPETTQLVPSRSTVAQRKEANELRKTLKPLLEKKRRARINDSLGHLKTLILPLVGKDNAPYSKLEKANILEMTVRFLRDLPSSPVKSSSDSYKEGYKACLQRVTALIPKTNLDKDSCQRVNDFIQQSMSASVDPACQNCCAQSSRAFPQIQQRLLSLKANVGARIENHSNSLPNRPQPVPQAVNANMWRPW, via the exons ATGACTCCAAGAATCACTCCCGAGACTACCCAGCTTGTCCCCTCAAGGTCCACGGTGGCCCAGAGGAAAGAAGCGAACGAACTGAGAAAG ACTCTAAAGCCTTTGTTGGAAAAGAAAAGGCGCGCACGCATCAACGACAGCCTCGGTCACTTGAAGACTCTCATCCTCCCTCTGGTCGGCAAAGACAACGCTCCATACTCGAAGCTTGAGAAAGCCAATATTCTGGAGATGACCGTCCGATTCCTCCGAGATCTCCCTTCATCTCCAGTCAAAA GTTCATCAGACAGCTACAAAGAAGGGTACAAAGCCTGCCTGCAGCGCGTTACCGCTCTGATCCCCAAAACAAACCTGGACAAAGACTCGTGTCAGCGGGTGAACGACTTCATCCAGCAGTCCATGTCAGCGTCCGTCGACCCAGCTTGTCAGAACTGTTGCGCCCAGAGCTCCAGGGCTTTCCCCCAGATTCAGCAGAGACTCCTGAGCCTCAAAGCCAACGTTGGCGCCAGAATCGAGAACCACTCGAACTCGCTTCCCAACCGGCCCCAGCCAGTGCCACAAGCTGTCAATGCTAACATGTGGAGACCCTGGTAG
- the LOC120060830 gene encoding transcription factor HES-2-like: MIPNITSESVQSFAPRLTVARRKEALELRKTMKPLLEKRRRARINDSINHLKTLILPLTGKDNSRYSKLEKADILEMTVRFLSDIPAAQKKSTSDSFKEGYKACLQRVTALIPKTNLDKDSCQRVNDFIQQSMSASVDPACQNCCAQSSRAFPQIQQRLLSLKANVGSRIENHSNSLPNRPQPVPQAVNANMWRPW; encoded by the exons ATGATTCCAAATATAACCTCCGAATCTGTCCAATCCTTTGCTCCAAGGCTAACTGTGGCCAGGAGAAAAGAGGCGCTTGAATTGAGAAAG ACAATGAAACCTTTGTTGGAAAAGAGAAGGCGCGCTCGTATCAATGACAGCATCAACCATCTGAAGACTCTGATCCTTCCACTCACAGGAAAAGAT AATTCTCGGTACTCGAAGCTTGAGAAAGCTGACATCCTTGAGATGACCGTGAGATTCCTCAGTGATATTCCTGCTGCTCAGAAAAAAAGTACATCAGACAGCTTCAAAGAAGGGTACAAAGCCTGCCTGCAGCGCGTCACCGCTCTGATCCCCAAAACAAACCTGGACAAAGACTCGTGCCAGCGGGTGAACGACTTCATCCAGCAGTCCATGTCTGCGTCCGTCGACCCAGCTTGTCAGAACTGTTGCGCCCAGAGCTCCAGGGCTTTCCCCCAGATTCAGCAGAGACTCCTGAGCCTCAAAGCCAACGTTGGCTCCAGAATCGAGAACCACTCGAACTCGCTTCCCAACCGGCCCCAGCCAGTGCCACAAGCTGTCAATGCTAACATGTGGAGACCCTGGTAG